A region of Sulfuricella denitrificans skB26 DNA encodes the following proteins:
- the lysS gene encoding lysine--tRNA ligase, with the protein MTQEQISPPQDENQLIAERRDKLKKLRETGIAFPNDFDRKDVAGDLLAAHGNKDKEALEAENVSVALAGRMMLKRVMGKASFATVQDMSGRIQFYINDEGVSAETHEAFKHWDMGDIIAAKGTLFKTNKGELSVRVYELRLLTKSLRPLPEKFHGLTDQEAKYRQRYLDMITNEETRKTFIVRTRIIQSIRTFLVDRGYLEVETPMMHPIPGGASAKPFTTHHNALDMELFLRIAPELYLKRLVVGGFEKVFEINRNFRNEGLSTRHNPEFTMIEFYEAYRDYRYMMDLTEEMFRETAKAVLGHAVVQYQGHTINLAQPFDRLTITESIHKYHPGRFSDEQLNDRAFLKAQLEKMGADHHPTDGVGGLQLSLFEETTEQMLIQPTFIIDYPAEVSPLARSNDAAPGITERFELFIVGREIANGFSELNDPEDQAERFMAQVRQKEAGDAEAMHYDADYIRALEYGLPPTAGEGIGIDRLVMLLTDSPSIRDVILFPQMRKED; encoded by the coding sequence ATGACCCAAGAACAAATTAGCCCACCCCAGGACGAAAACCAGCTCATCGCCGAGCGCCGTGACAAGCTGAAGAAGCTGCGCGAAACAGGCATCGCCTTCCCCAATGACTTCGACCGCAAGGATGTGGCGGGTGATTTGCTGGCGGCTCATGGCAACAAGGACAAGGAAGCGCTGGAAGCGGAAAACGTCAGCGTCGCCCTCGCCGGCCGCATGATGCTGAAGCGCGTGATGGGCAAGGCCAGTTTCGCCACGGTGCAGGACATGAGCGGCCGCATCCAGTTCTACATCAACGACGAGGGCGTCAGCGCCGAGACCCACGAGGCTTTCAAGCACTGGGACATGGGCGACATCATCGCCGCCAAAGGCACCCTGTTCAAGACCAACAAGGGCGAGCTGTCGGTGCGCGTTTACGAACTGCGCCTGCTGACCAAATCCCTGCGTCCGCTGCCGGAAAAATTCCACGGCCTGACCGACCAGGAAGCGAAATATCGTCAGCGCTACCTCGACATGATCACCAATGAGGAAACCCGCAAGACCTTTATCGTGCGCACCAGGATCATCCAGTCGATCCGCACTTTCCTGGTGGATCGCGGCTACCTCGAAGTGGAAACGCCGATGATGCATCCCATCCCCGGCGGCGCCTCGGCCAAACCCTTCACCACCCACCATAACGCGCTGGACATGGAGCTGTTTCTGCGCATCGCACCTGAGCTCTACCTCAAGCGCCTGGTCGTGGGCGGCTTTGAAAAGGTGTTCGAGATCAACCGCAACTTCAGGAATGAGGGCCTCTCCACCCGCCACAATCCTGAATTCACCATGATCGAATTCTACGAAGCGTACCGGGATTACCGTTACATGATGGACCTGACCGAAGAAATGTTCCGCGAAACCGCCAAGGCCGTGCTCGGCCATGCGGTGGTGCAGTACCAGGGTCACACCATCAATCTGGCCCAGCCCTTCGACCGCCTCACCATCACCGAGTCGATCCACAAATACCATCCGGGGCGCTTCAGCGACGAACAGCTCAACGACCGCGCCTTCCTGAAAGCGCAGCTGGAAAAAATGGGTGCCGATCATCACCCTACCGATGGCGTCGGCGGGCTGCAATTGAGCCTGTTCGAGGAAACCACCGAACAGATGCTGATCCAGCCGACCTTCATCATCGACTATCCGGCCGAAGTCTCGCCGCTGGCGCGCAGCAACGATGCCGCCCCCGGCATTACCGAGCGCTTTGAGCTGTTCATCGTCGGTCGCGAGATCGCCAACGGCTTCTCCGAGCTGAACGACCCGGAAGATCAGGCAGAGCGTTTCATGGCGCAGGTACGACAGAAGGAAGCGGGAGATGCCGAAGCGATGCACTACGACGCCGACTACATCCGCGCTCTGGAATACGGCCTGCCACCCACTGCCGGCGAGGGCATCGGGATTGATCGTCTGGTCATGCTACTAACCGACAGCCCGAGTATCCGCGACGTGATCCTGTTCCCGCAGATGCGGAAGGAAGATTGA